In the Tenuifilum sp. 4138str genome, CAGCAAGTTCATCATTGAACGCAGGAAAAAGTAATTTGTAAAAAACTGTAAGTATGAGTAGGTCACTAAAAAAAGGTCCCTTTATTGACTACAAGTTGGAAAAGCGTGTCATTCAGATGAACGAAACCAACAAGAAGTCTGTTATCAAGACTTGGTCAAGGGCTTCCATGATATCTCCCGATTTTGTTGGACACACCATAGCAGTTCACAACGGGAATAAGTTCATTCCTGTGTACATTACCGAAAACATGGTAGGTCATAAGCTGGGCGAGTTTGCTCCCACCCGCACCTTCCGTGGCCATGCTGGTAATAAGAACAAATAGTGAATTGATAAAAGGAAAAAGAGATGGGTGCAAGAAAACATAACATGGCCGAGAGGCTTAAAGCGGAGAGGAAAAACAAAGCAGTTGCTCGCTTACGCAACTGTCCATCTTCGCCCCGTAAGATGCGCTTGGTGGTTGACCTGGTTCGTGGTAAAGACGTAAACACAGCGCTCAACATACTTAAATTCAGCCGCAAGGATGCCGCAAAGGATGTACACAAGCTCATCCTTTCAGCAGTTGCTAACTGGAAAGCTAAAAACGAGAACGTACGCATTGAGGATGCCAACCTTTTCATCAAGGAGATCTTTGTTGATCAGGGCAGAATGCTTAAACGTATTCGTACAGCACCACAGGGACGCGCTCACCGCATCCGTAAACGCTCAAACCACGTAACCGTTGTGGTTGATAGCGCAGTTAATAACGAATCAAACAACTAACAGCTACATGGGACAGAAAGTTAATCCAATAGCAAACCGTTTAGGAATCATCCGTGGATGGGATTCCAACTGGTACGGAGGTAAAAAATACGCTCAGAAATTGGTTGAGGATAGCAAAATCCGCGACTACCTGAATGCTAGGCTTGCCAAGGCCAGCCTCTCAAAAATAGTTATTGAGCGTACCCTGAAGCTGATAACCGTAACCATACATACTGCTCGCCCAGGTATCATTATTGGTAAGGGCGGACAGGAAGTGGATAAGCTACGCGAGGAACTACGTAAGATTACCAACAAGGATGTTCAAATCAATATCTTTGAGGTGAAGCGCCCCGAAATTGATGCTGTTATCGTAGGTAACAACATTGCTCGCCAAATTGAAGGACGCATCTCTTATCGTAGGGCTATTAAAACAGCCATTGCCTCAACCATGAGGATGGGGGCTGAGGGTATTAAGGTGCAAATTTCTGGCCGCTTGGGTGGCGCTGAAATGGCACGCTCTGAAACCTACAAGGAGGGACGAATTCCCCTGCATACCTTCCGTGCCGATATCGATTACGCCCTAGCTGAGGCTCACACCAAGGTTGGCGTTATAGGTATTAAGACCTGGATTTGCAACGGTATTGTTTACGGTAAGCGCGATCTTTCACCAAACATTGGTACAAGGAGCGCTACAAACGTAGCCGAGAAAAAGGCAAAACCGGCACCTAAGGGAGGTTCACGTCCTCGTGCTAAGAAAAAGAAATAGTAAGGTGTATAAACACTAAAGCATTAGCGAAATGTTACAGCCAAAGAAAACAAAATACAGAAGGCAGCAAAAGGGAAAAATGAAAGGGACTGCTCAACGTGGAAACCAGTTGGCATTCGGTTCATTTGGAATTAAAGCCCTTGAGGCGAGCTGGATCACAAGCCGTCAGATTGAGGCTGCCCGCCAGGCCGTGACCCGTTACATGAAGCGTGAAGGTCAGATCTGGATCAGAATTTTCCCCGATAAGCCCATTACCAAGAAACCTGCCGAGGTACGTATGGGTAAAGGTAAAGGTGCTCCTGAGGGGTTCGTTGCTCCGGTTACTCCCGGCCGCATTCTGTTTGAGTGCGACGGCGTACCCTACGAGGTTGCAAAGGAAGCATTGCGCCTGGCAGCTCAGAAGCTCCCTATTACTACTAAGTTTGTTGTCCGTCCGGACTTTGTTGAACCTTCAAACTAATTGAGCCATGAAAGCAGCAGAAATTAGAGAGTTCACTGATAAGGAGATTCTTGAGCGTATTGAGCTGGAAAAAACCAACCTGCTTAAGCTAAGGTTGAACCATAGCATATCTCCTTTGGATAATCCAATGAAAATTAAAGAGACCCGCAGGAACATTGCCAGGTTGAAAACCGTCCTGAACCAGCGGAAGCTCAGTCAAAACAAGTAATGCGTTGTAGCTATGGAACAAGTAAACGAAGTAAAGAGAAATAACCGTAAGGAGCGTATTGGCGTGGTGGTAAGCAACAAGATGCAAAAGTCTATTGTTGTTGCCGTAAAGCGTAAGGTAAAGCACCCCATTTACGGAAAGTTTGTAAATAAAACCACCAAGTTTTACGCTCACGACGAGAATAATGTATGCGAGGTTGGCGATTTGGTTCGCATCATGGAAACTCGCCCTCTTAGCAAGCTCAAACGCTGGAGGTTAGTTGAAATCATTGAAAAGGCTAAGTAGTCATGATACAGCAGGAAAGTAGACTAGTAGTAGCTGATAATAGCGGAGCTAAGGAAGTGCTCTGCATCAGGGTACTGGGAGGTACCGGTAAACGCTACGCCCGTATAGGCGATAAGATAGTGGTTACCGTAAAGAGTGCCATACCAGGTGGTGATATCAAGAAAGGTACCGTTTCAAAGGCCGTAGTGGTTCGTACCAAGAAGGAGATCCGCCGTCCGGATGGCTCATACATCCGTTTCGACGATAATGCTTGCGTACTGCTTAACAACCAGGGCGAAATTCGTGGAACTCGTATCTTTGGCCCGGTTGCCAGGGAACTACGTGATAATTACATGAAGATTGTTTCACTTGCACCTGAGGTGTTATAAACCCCAATAACTGAAGAATTATGGCAAAGTTACACATCAAGAAAGGGGATATGGTTTACGTAATCTCCGGTGAATCTAAAGGCCACCAGGGTCGCGTACTCAGTGTGCTCGTAAAGGAGAACCGTGCAATTGTTGAGGGTGCTAACATGGTATCGAGGCATACCAAACCCAATTCCAAAAACCCTCAGGGTGGAATTATCAAAAAGGAAGCCCCAATTCATATTTCAAACCTAATGCTGGTTGACCCCACCACTGGCAAGCCAACCCGCATCGGTCGTCGGTTGAACGACCAGGGTAAACTTGTTCGTTACTCTAAAAAATCAGGAGAGGAGATTAAGTAATGGAATACGTACCAACCCTAAAGAAAAAGTATAGGGAGGAGATTGTCCCCGCGCTCATGAAACAGTTCAACTACAAGAGCGTGATGCAGGTTCCCCGGTTGGAAAAAATAGTG is a window encoding:
- the rpsS gene encoding 30S ribosomal protein S19 — protein: MSRSLKKGPFIDYKLEKRVIQMNETNKKSVIKTWSRASMISPDFVGHTIAVHNGNKFIPVYITENMVGHKLGEFAPTRTFRGHAGNKNK
- the rplV gene encoding 50S ribosomal protein L22, coding for MGARKHNMAERLKAERKNKAVARLRNCPSSPRKMRLVVDLVRGKDVNTALNILKFSRKDAAKDVHKLILSAVANWKAKNENVRIEDANLFIKEIFVDQGRMLKRIRTAPQGRAHRIRKRSNHVTVVVDSAVNNESNN
- the rpsC gene encoding 30S ribosomal protein S3, whose product is MGQKVNPIANRLGIIRGWDSNWYGGKKYAQKLVEDSKIRDYLNARLAKASLSKIVIERTLKLITVTIHTARPGIIIGKGGQEVDKLREELRKITNKDVQINIFEVKRPEIDAVIVGNNIARQIEGRISYRRAIKTAIASTMRMGAEGIKVQISGRLGGAEMARSETYKEGRIPLHTFRADIDYALAEAHTKVGVIGIKTWICNGIVYGKRDLSPNIGTRSATNVAEKKAKPAPKGGSRPRAKKKK
- the rplP gene encoding 50S ribosomal protein L16 translates to MLQPKKTKYRRQQKGKMKGTAQRGNQLAFGSFGIKALEASWITSRQIEAARQAVTRYMKREGQIWIRIFPDKPITKKPAEVRMGKGKGAPEGFVAPVTPGRILFECDGVPYEVAKEALRLAAQKLPITTKFVVRPDFVEPSN
- the rpmC gene encoding 50S ribosomal protein L29, with the translated sequence MKAAEIREFTDKEILERIELEKTNLLKLRLNHSISPLDNPMKIKETRRNIARLKTVLNQRKLSQNK
- the rpsQ gene encoding 30S ribosomal protein S17 is translated as MEQVNEVKRNNRKERIGVVVSNKMQKSIVVAVKRKVKHPIYGKFVNKTTKFYAHDENNVCEVGDLVRIMETRPLSKLKRWRLVEIIEKAK
- the rplN gene encoding 50S ribosomal protein L14; translation: MIQQESRLVVADNSGAKEVLCIRVLGGTGKRYARIGDKIVVTVKSAIPGGDIKKGTVSKAVVVRTKKEIRRPDGSYIRFDDNACVLLNNQGEIRGTRIFGPVARELRDNYMKIVSLAPEVL
- the rplX gene encoding 50S ribosomal protein L24, with translation MAKLHIKKGDMVYVISGESKGHQGRVLSVLVKENRAIVEGANMVSRHTKPNSKNPQGGIIKKEAPIHISNLMLVDPTTGKPTRIGRRLNDQGKLVRYSKKSGEEIK